Part of the Leptolyngbya sp. BL0902 genome, GCGGGGTTGGGCGTGCTGATGTTGGCCCCCGTGTTCCTCGCCATTGCCATCGCCATTCGCCTCGATTCCCCTGGCCCCGTCTTCTTTCGGCAAGAGCGGGTGGGCCTCCACGGCAAGCCCTTCCAGGTCTGGAAATTCCGCACCATGACCGCCGATGCTCCCCAAAAACAGGCCCAACTGGAACAACAAAACGAAACCGCCGACGGCATTTTGTTTAAGGTCAAACACGACCCCAGGGTGACGCGGGTGGGTGCTTTTCTGCGCCGCACCAGCCTGGACGAACTGCCCCAACTCTTTAACGTCCTCTGCGGCCAAATGAGCCTGGTTGGGCCTCGTCCCTTGCCCCTGCGCGATGTTGCCAAGTTCGACGGCTGGCACAACATCCGCCACCAGGTTCTCCCAGGGGTGACGGGGCTCTGGCAAATTTCAGGTCGATCCGACATCGACACCTTCGACGACGTGGCCCGCCTCGATCTCCACTACATCGACAACTGGTCAATCAACCTCGACCTAGAAATTCTCACGGAAACCGTCGGCATTGTGTTCCTAGGCAAAGGGGCCTACTAAGCTTCTGTTCCCCAAGTTTAGAAAGCCCTGACTTGCCCACCCCAGGTCCCCCAGCCAGGGGCTGGGCAACACCGTCAAAACTTGGCTATCCTTAGTCTTCTACTACGCTAGGGTGGATCCATTCATAGCATTTTAGCGGGGCTGCTGCTAAGATTTAAGCCATTGCCAACCGATTGGCCTGTCTCCTAGGGGTGCATCTCAGATCAAGGCACTATCTTTTAGCGGTAAGGTACTGCCAAAATTATGATCTACCACGCTGCCCTGCCGATCCGCAAGACATGCTCAATCCTATATGAGACAAGATAATGGTGCTTCAGAATCTCTTTGAGAGGACGTATATTATCAACCTCCCAGAGCGAGCCGACCGACGCCAAGAGATTCAAGCAGAGCTCAAAACCATTGGGTCTGACTTAGCACCGGGAAAAGTAGAGTTCTTTGAAGCGATAAAGCCCACCGACTATGGGGCTTTTCCTCGCCGTGAGGTACTAGGCTGTCTTCTCAGCCATTTACACATTCTCAAAATAGCCAAAGCCGAGAACTTAGAGAACGTCTTGATTATTGAAGATGATCTAGCAATTTCTAAGCGCATCCAAAGAGTAGCCCAGTATCTACCTGATTTCCTGCAAAGTACAGACTGGGATATTCTCTTTCTTGGCTTTTTGCCACGGTATGGCCTTCAATTTAAAGACTATTACCAAGAGCCCGTCGAGCAAGAAATCAACCAATATACCGCCAGATCTTTTTCTGCCAAAATCACTAATAAGCCCCTGCGAGGCACGCACTTTTATGCTGTCAATCGAAAGATATACACTCCTCTCATCCACTATCTAGAGGAGTTGCTGAACCAGCGATTCAAGGAAGCCTCGGCGGTTTCTATCCAATCTTTCGATAATCTAGATGGAGCCTATCTAGATACAGCCTATTTCCTCTTTAATCAGGCCCATAAAAATACTCGAATATTCATTGTTTGCCCACCTCTAGGGTGGCAGCGCAGCAGTCGAAGCGATATCAATCCTTCCAGACTTGATCGCCTAGAAGGTCTATCATTTTTGCTGACTATCTATCGCGGCATTAAATCTTTTGTTAAGAAAAACATGGAGTCTGTTCACCCTTTTTTCTTTTCAAGATAGGCAAAGATTAGGGTTCTTTCTGCGGCTGTCCTTTGCGCCATTGGCCGCATCGGCAGCTGCGCCGTTTCCCCAGGGTTGTGCCGGACGTCTAGGCCCAAAAGAGTAAGGCACCATGACCTGAAAAGTAATGCAGCTTTTCTTCAGGCCATGGTGCCTCAGCGTCCTAGAACGACCTAGGGCTGAACCACAGAGGTGGCTTAGGTGCCCACGGTCCAGGAGTTGATGTACAGTTCCTGCTCAGCTGTGAGGGTATCGACTTCGATGCCCATGGCTACCAGTTTCAGGCGGGCGATCTCCTTATCTACCGCTTCGGGGATGGAGTGCAGACCGGGGGCCAGAGAGCCCTTGTTCTTCACCAGGTATTCGCAGGCCATGGCCTGGTTGGCAAAGCTCATGTCCATCACGGCGCTGGGGTGACCTTCGGCAGCGGCGAGGTTCACCAGGCGACCTTCACCCAAGACGATTACCGACTTGCCGTTGTTCAGCAGGTATTGCTGGGTGAAGTTGCGGACTTGTTTCACTTCGGTGGCCATGGTGCCCAGGGATTCTAGGTCGATTTCGATATCGAAGTGGCCGGAGTTGCAGACCATGGCTCCGTCCTTCATCGCCTCGAAGTGCTCGCGGCGGATGACGTGCTTGTTCCCAGTGACGGTGATAAACAGGTCGCCCTGGGGAGCAGCCTCAGCCATGGGCATCACTTGGAAGCCATCCATGGCCGCTTCGATGGCGCGGATGGGGTCGATTTCGGTAACGATCACGTTGGCGCCCATGCCCTTGGCCCGCATGGCGGTACCCTTGCCACACCAGCCGTAGCCTGCGACAACGATGGTTTTCCCGGCCAGCAGCACGTTGGTGGCGCGGATGATGCCATCCAGGGTGGATTGCCCGGTGCCGTAGCGGTTGTCGAAGAAGTGCTTGGTGTCGGCGTCGTTCACGTTCATGGCGGGGAAGCTCAGCACCCCATCCTTAAACATGGCCTTGAGGCGGACGATGCCCGTCGTGGTTTCTTCGGTAGTGCCGATGATGTCGGACAGTTGCTCTTTGCGGGTTTGCACCAGGGTGGCGACCACGTCGCTGCCGTCGTCGATGATGATGTTGGGACGGTGATCCAGGGCAGTTTCTACGTGGCGGTGGTAGGTGGCGTTGTCTTCGCCCTTGATGGCGTAGACGGGGATGCCGTAGTCGGCTACCAGGCTAGCGGCCACATCGTCTTGGGTAGACAGAGGGTTGCTGGCAATCAGAATGGCATCGGCCCCAGCATTCTTCAGCGCGATGGCTAGGTGGGCAGTTTCGGTGGTGACGTGGCAGCAGGCGGAGATGCGAATGCCCGCCAGGGGTTTTTCCTGGGCAAAGCGATCCTGAATCTGCCGCAGCACAGGCATTTCGCGCCCAGCCCATTCGATCCGCTGCTTGCCTTGGGGGGCCAGCTTGATGTCTTTGATGTCGTACTTAAGTTGTAACGTGGTGGTCATAGATTCTATGCCTAGTGAATGTGTCAGCCGATCTCAGGTGGGAACTGGGTCTTGAACCCAATCTACGTTGAACCGCCTAGCCTTGGCCCTCACCCTAAATCCCTCTCCCCAAGGGAGAGGGACTTTGAAGGACAACTCCGATTCCCCTCTCTTTCCTGGGAGAGGGGCTGGGGGTGAGGGCCACGCTAAGGTTCATGGCAGACAGGTTAAAAACCGTCCGTGTGCCCTGGGGGTTTTGGGGTCAGCCTTCTTAGCTTAACGGAAATTTACCCAGGGTATTGCCCCGACCGTACCTCCTCACAGAACTGCTGGGCGGCATCGATGGCTTGCTGGCGGAGGTTGGCGTAGGCTTTGGCAAAGGGCGGCTGCCAGGGCGACAGGCCCAGTACGTCTGCCGTTACCAGCACCTGCCCGGTGCAGTGGGGGCCAGCGCCAATGCCAATGGTGGGAATGGTGAGGGTGTCGCTGATGCGTTGGGCCAGGTCGGCGGGGATGTGTTCCAGTACCAGGGCGAAGGCTCCGGCTTGTTCTAAGTCCTGGGCTTCGGTGAGGATGCGGTCGGCTTCGGCCTCGGTTTTGCCCTGTTTGCGAAAGCCGCCAAACTGGTTCACCGACTGCGGCGTCAGACCCACATGGCCCATCACCGGAATGCCCCACTGCACCAAGTTTTGCACTCGCTCGATCACCGCTGGATGGCCCCCCTCTAGCTTGACGGCCTGGGCGGCGGACTCTTTTAAAATGCGACCCGCCGAACGAATGGTCTCTTCCACGCTGGGCTGGTAGCTGAGGAAGGGTAAGTCCACCACTAGGAGCGCTCGTTCTACCCCGCGCCGTGCGGCCTTGGCGCAGATCAGCATATCCTCTAGGGTGAGCGGCAGCGTGGTGTCATAGCCCAGGGCCACCATGGCGAGGGAATCCCCCACCAGGATGATGTCCGCCCCAGCCTGGTCGGCAATGTGGCCCGACATCACATCCCAGGCCGTCAGCACCACCAAGGGCGAGGCTCCCTGCCGCTGCTTCCAGGTCGCCACTTGCGAAACACTCACTGCCATCGTTGCCGCCTCAGAATTTCTATGCCATCGTTCGCTACCCCCAAATTATCCCTGTCCACGGGGTCGAATTTCGCGGTATTCGCGGTATTCCCCAGACCGTTGCCCGGTGCCCCCCCATTGCAACCGCAAGGTATTGACAGATAGGCCACCCAGGGCCGAAAGGGAACAGGGTAAACTAGAGGATGGGACTTAATGGCCTTGAAGGGGTTGGCCTTTATGAAAACTCTGGAGGAAATTCAGCAGTGGCTTATACACAATAAGCCCTTGTTACAAGAACGTTACAGCGTTCGAGAATTAGGTATTTTCGGCTCCTATGTCAGACAGGAGCAGACGGAATCTAGCGATGTTGACCTATTGGTTGAGTTTTCGGAGACACCGAGCTTATTAAAATTTGTTAATTTGGAAAACTACCTTAGCGATAACCTGGGAGTCAAAGTTGATCTGGTGCATAAGACAGGTTTAAAGCCGCGCCTTGGAGAGCATATTTTGGCAGAGGTTATTTATCTGTGACCAGGCGGCAAATTCAGGACTATTTGCAAGACATTTTGGATGCTGTCGCGGCGGTTGAACAATTTACAACGGGCATTGATTTCGACACTTTCTCGCAAAACTTGGAAAAGGTATAGTTGATTGACTTTAGACTGGGACGTTTTTAAGCTATTTATAAGCGGAGTGATGGTTGAACGAAGAAACGATGCCTTACAGTCTGGATTTAAGGAAGCGCGTGATCGACTTTGTAGAAGGAGGTGGCAGCATCTCGAAGGCGGCGAAAACCTATCAAGTCGGTCGTGCGACAATCTATCGCTGGTTAAATCGAGTCGACTTGGCCCCGACCAAGGTAACCCGACGCCAACGTAAACTCGATTGGGACGCTCTTCGCAAAGATGTGGAGCAGAATCCAGAAGCCACGTTGAAGGAACGGGCTCAGAAATTTGGGGTGAGCATTAGTGCGCTCTCTAAGGTCTTCAAGAAAATGAAAATCACCCGAAAAAAAAAGAACTAAGGTATCGAGAGCGAAATGCAGAAGAACGCATGAAATACTATCGAACCCTGAGAGCATTGATTCAGGTGTATGGCGTCAAAAGCCTGGTCTATATTGATGAGTGTGGGTTTGAGGAAGGCGTGGCTTGTCTGTACGCTTGGTCGAAACGGGGAAAGAAAATCTATGGAGAGCGCCAGGGCAAGCGAGGGAAGAAGGAGAATCTGATTGCGGCCCGGAGGAAAGGCAGAAAAGACTTGATTGCCCCAATGTTGTTTACCGGAAGCTTAGATGCTGAAGGATTTGAGGGATGGTTTAGTCTGTTTTTGTTGACGAACGTCACGACCCCCTCAGTTTTTATTCTAGATAATGCTCCCATCCATCGAAAGACGAAGATTAAAGAACTAGCAGAAGAGGCGGGGCATCAGATTTTATTTTTACCGAAGTACTCTCCCGACCTAAATGATATCGAGCATGACTTTAGTGCCTTAAAGAGAGCCAGAATGTATGCGAAACCCGGCACTTCTCTGGATGACATTATTCGAGACTATTGTGCTTCCTGATGTCTCATTACTAATTCCATCAACTATATTTGCGGTTTCACGAGCTATCGAAATTATGGGTGAGGCCGTAAAGCGCATTCCCGATTCGGTGAGAAGCCAGTATCCTGATGTTCCCTGGCGGGACATTGCTGGAATGCGGGATAAATTGATTCATGATTATTTCAATACGGATGTAGAAATTATCTGGAAGGCGGTTCAGGAGGACGTTCCTCAGTTGAAAACTATGATTTCTAGAGTGATCGTTGACTTAACAGAGAAAAAATAATTAAGCGCCACGGCATACCCTGAGACATCTGCTTAAGCCAAGACCTCGTATTATCTAAACACCGATTACCTAAACATCGACATCGCCCCCCTGATTCTGGTTGCCCATGACCTCTGTGCCACCCAACCCTGCCCCCCTCGGTGGAAACAGCCCTGACCGATCCACCGCCTCCATTCCGCCATCGGTCGCGCCTACCCCAACGCCTCCCGCGACATCTCCTCCAGCCGTGCCTGCCAATGCTCCTAGCCTAGGGGAGGAGCCGATGCCTGTGAGCGACCTATCGCCTGCGTTAGCCAGCCCCCTCGCCACCGCTAATGCTGTGACCTTGGTGGCGGTGGGGGTGATTGTGATGGGGCTGATTGTCGATAGCGTTTGGTTGATTTTGGCGGGTTCTCTGGTGGCCACGGTGGTCTCCCTGCGATTGATGTGGCCCGTCTTTGCCGAAATTTTGGCAGAGCTTTCCCCCCGGCAACAGTCCCTCGTGGTGTCTATTCCCAGTGCTTTTATCGGCCTGTTTGGGCTGATGCAGATTACCGGAATTAACCGCGCCATCCTCACCTGGGGGCTGACGTTGCGGTGGGATGTGCTGGGGGCGCTGGGGGATTTTTTGGGAGCGGTGGGCCAGATTTTCATTGCCTTTTTGGCCCTGTTTGTGGCGTGGCGACAGTACGTCATCTCCCGCGACTTGACGGTGCAGCAAAACCTGATTACCCAGCAGCAAACCATCGACGCCTACTTCCAGGGCATTTCCGACCTGGTGCTCGACGATGAAGGCTTGCTAGAGGACTGGCCCCAGGAGCGCATCATTGCCGAGGCCCGCACCGCCGCCATTCTCAGCAGCGTGGATGCTGGGGGCAAAGCTAAGGTGATTCGCTTCCTGTCTCGCTCCCGCCTGCTTACCCCCCTCAAACGGGATGCCCGCCTGGGACGGGCTATCCTCGACGGGCGGGGCGGCTACGAAGAAGATCGGCCCCAGGGCACCCGCGTCATCGACCTCGGGGCGATGCTGGCCATGGCCGACTTGCACAGCACCGACCTGCGCTGGGCCGACCTCAGTGAAGCCAACCTAATCCGCGCCAACCTGCAACGGTGCGACCTGGTGAAAACCAACTTTTCCCGCGCCATCCTCTGCGATGCCGACCTCTCCGGGGCCGACCTGATGGGCACTCTGTTGTTCTACGGCAACGCCAAAACCGCCACCCCCCGCACCCGCACAGGCACCCCCGATTACATCACTGGAGCCAACACCGGGGCCGTGATCGAAGGCATCAACCTCACCAACGTCGAACGCCTTTCGGAGGAACAGCGCTGGTATTGCTGCGCCTGGGGTGGTTCCCTCACCCGTGCCACCGTGCCGGGGGGCTGCGGCGATATTCCCAACCTGCTGGGCCGCTAGGCCGCCATCAACTCCCCAAAAAAAAGACCCAGCCAAGCCGGGTCGAGAGTTCACTGTGGGGAAACCATCCCTAGAGAGAGGAGAACAAAGATTTAGAGTGTACCGACAGTACAGGCTCCTAACGCCAGTCCTGAGAGCGTCCTAAACTTGGCCAAGGGTGTTGCTGGTGAAGGCATCGCCGGAGTAGGCCGGGACGCGGTCGGTGAAATCGGTGGCTTGTCCGGTCACGCTTTGGGCCAGTTGGTCAAAGGATGCGGAGTTCCAGTTGCGCTCGTGGATGGGCTTGCTTTGCTCACCCCGGAAATAGGCTTGGCTACCAATCAGAGCCACGGCAACCCAGCCAACCACAAACAGAGCAATCAGAATGGCAAACATGGAAGACCTCCTAAAAGGCTAACGTTCTTGGGCAAAGGCACCGCCAAGAACCTGAAGTTAACGGAAGAAAAGGTGCATTTGCCTTGTATGTGTATCAATGTAACAAAAAAGAAACGATATGTAAAGATAGATTGCCATTTTATTAATGTAGTGATATTACGATTTTGGGTGAGGAGAGCCGAACCTCAGCGCAGCCGAACCCCAAGCCAGTTCCCTAGGGATTGGTCTGTCATCAGCATGGTTATCAGCGTTGACATTGCATCTGGCGAACAACGGGCGCACTCCTCCCTGCCCTCGCCCTAGCAATACCGCTAAGGTGAAAGCAGAGGGGCAATTGTTTGAGCCTCAGATGTTCTATTACTGGTTAAGCAGTTGGACGGCTTCCTTCCAACTCCGGGGCTTGATCGAAAATGCGGCTTTTACCGCTCCCAGCGTTGCATAGCGAGCCTTGAGGCTGGCCTCTGTCCAAGGGTGCGCGGCCTTATCGACAGTCTCAGCCCCAGCAGCCTGC contains:
- a CDS encoding glycosyltransferase family 25 protein codes for the protein MVLQNLFERTYIINLPERADRRQEIQAELKTIGSDLAPGKVEFFEAIKPTDYGAFPRREVLGCLLSHLHILKIAKAENLENVLIIEDDLAISKRIQRVAQYLPDFLQSTDWDILFLGFLPRYGLQFKDYYQEPVEQEINQYTARSFSAKITNKPLRGTHFYAVNRKIYTPLIHYLEELLNQRFKEASAVSIQSFDNLDGAYLDTAYFLFNQAHKNTRIFIVCPPLGWQRSSRSDINPSRLDRLEGLSFLLTIYRGIKSFVKKNMESVHPFFFSR
- the ahcY gene encoding adenosylhomocysteinase → MTTTLQLKYDIKDIKLAPQGKQRIEWAGREMPVLRQIQDRFAQEKPLAGIRISACCHVTTETAHLAIALKNAGADAILIASNPLSTQDDVAASLVADYGIPVYAIKGEDNATYHRHVETALDHRPNIIIDDGSDVVATLVQTRKEQLSDIIGTTEETTTGIVRLKAMFKDGVLSFPAMNVNDADTKHFFDNRYGTGQSTLDGIIRATNVLLAGKTIVVAGYGWCGKGTAMRAKGMGANVIVTEIDPIRAIEAAMDGFQVMPMAEAAPQGDLFITVTGNKHVIRREHFEAMKDGAMVCNSGHFDIEIDLESLGTMATEVKQVRNFTQQYLLNNGKSVIVLGEGRLVNLAAAEGHPSAVMDMSFANQAMACEYLVKNKGSLAPGLHSIPEAVDKEIARLKLVAMGIEVDTLTAEQELYINSWTVGT
- the panB gene encoding 3-methyl-2-oxobutanoate hydroxymethyltransferase, with translation MAVSVSQVATWKQRQGASPLVVLTAWDVMSGHIADQAGADIILVGDSLAMVALGYDTTLPLTLEDMLICAKAARRGVERALLVVDLPFLSYQPSVEETIRSAGRILKESAAQAVKLEGGHPAVIERVQNLVQWGIPVMGHVGLTPQSVNQFGGFRKQGKTEAEADRILTEAQDLEQAGAFALVLEHIPADLAQRISDTLTIPTIGIGAGPHCTGQVLVTADVLGLSPWQPPFAKAYANLRQQAIDAAQQFCEEVRSGQYPG
- a CDS encoding nucleotidyltransferase family protein produces the protein MKTLEEIQQWLIHNKPLLQERYSVRELGIFGSYVRQEQTESSDVDLLVEFSETPSLLKFVNLENYLSDNLGVKVDLVHKTGLKPRLGEHILAEVIYL
- a CDS encoding DUF86 domain-containing protein is translated as MLPDVSLLIPSTIFAVSRAIEIMGEAVKRIPDSVRSQYPDVPWRDIAGMRDKLIHDYFNTDVEIIWKAVQEDVPQLKTMISRVIVDLTEKK
- a CDS encoding pentapeptide repeat-containing protein — translated: MTSVPPNPAPLGGNSPDRSTASIPPSVAPTPTPPATSPPAVPANAPSLGEEPMPVSDLSPALASPLATANAVTLVAVGVIVMGLIVDSVWLILAGSLVATVVSLRLMWPVFAEILAELSPRQQSLVVSIPSAFIGLFGLMQITGINRAILTWGLTLRWDVLGALGDFLGAVGQIFIAFLALFVAWRQYVISRDLTVQQNLITQQQTIDAYFQGISDLVLDDEGLLEDWPQERIIAEARTAAILSSVDAGGKAKVIRFLSRSRLLTPLKRDARLGRAILDGRGGYEEDRPQGTRVIDLGAMLAMADLHSTDLRWADLSEANLIRANLQRCDLVKTNFSRAILCDADLSGADLMGTLLFYGNAKTATPRTRTGTPDYITGANTGAVIEGINLTNVERLSEEQRWYCCAWGGSLTRATVPGGCGDIPNLLGR
- a CDS encoding photosystem II protein, Psb35-related, which codes for MFAILIALFVVGWVAVALIGSQAYFRGEQSKPIHERNWNSASFDQLAQSVTGQATDFTDRVPAYSGDAFTSNTLGQV